A region from the Arthrobacter roseus genome encodes:
- a CDS encoding flavodoxin family protein, which produces MDAPRYENLNALLINCSLTSDPNRSHTGRLLDVVDHLMSGAGVQVDRLHAINHDIAPGVQPDMREHGWDSDEWPELWPRVQAADILVLGTPLWLGEESSVCRRLIERLYAMSNQLNQVGQSVYYNKVGGAVITGNEDGVKHTSMSLLFALQHLGLTIPPQADVGWIGEIGPGPSYGDPRDGQEPVGFDSAFTRRNATIMSWNLMHTADLLRRAGGLPNYGNDRNALQEGEVFGYVKPEPIAGTATSTHKEET; this is translated from the coding sequence ATGGATGCACCCCGCTACGAGAACCTGAATGCCCTGCTCATCAATTGCTCCCTTACCTCCGACCCGAACCGTTCCCACACCGGCCGGCTCTTGGACGTGGTCGACCACCTCATGTCCGGCGCCGGCGTGCAGGTAGACCGCCTACACGCGATCAACCACGACATCGCGCCCGGGGTGCAACCTGACATGCGTGAGCACGGGTGGGACAGCGACGAGTGGCCCGAGCTATGGCCCCGCGTCCAGGCCGCCGACATCCTCGTCCTGGGAACCCCCCTCTGGTTGGGTGAGGAGTCCTCCGTATGTCGGCGCCTCATCGAACGCCTCTACGCCATGTCCAATCAGCTCAATCAGGTCGGTCAGTCCGTCTACTACAACAAAGTCGGTGGCGCGGTAATCACCGGCAACGAGGACGGCGTCAAACACACCTCCATGTCGTTACTGTTCGCCCTGCAGCACCTCGGACTGACGATCCCGCCCCAGGCGGACGTTGGCTGGATCGGCGAGATCGGCCCCGGCCCGTCCTACGGTGACCCCCGCGACGGCCAAGAACCTGTGGGATTCGACAGTGCGTTCACCCGCCGCAACGCCACCATCATGAGCTGGAACCTCATGCACACCGCCGACCTGCTGCGCCGGGCTGGCGGCCTGCCCAATTACGGCAATGACCGCAACGCACTGCAGGAGGGCGAGGTGTTTGGGTACGTCAAGCCGGAGCCGATAGCAGGCACCGCCACATCCACACACAAAGAGGAGACCTGA
- a CDS encoding MFS transporter → MAALIITSRYGERWALVGTALWCSTAMVVAVYATSLWVFALAIFMVGMAGSVFGLARQSYLTEAVPLYFRARALSTLGGVTRIGNFMGPFIAAAVISFLWIGWGPPTS, encoded by the coding sequence ATGGCGGCCCTCATCATCACGTCCCGTTACGGCGAACGCTGGGCACTGGTGGGTACCGCACTATGGTGTTCGACGGCGATGGTGGTAGCCGTCTACGCGACCAGCCTGTGGGTGTTTGCGTTGGCTATTTTCATGGTGGGGATGGCGGGATCTGTGTTCGGGCTGGCGCGGCAGAGCTATCTCACGGAGGCGGTGCCGTTGTACTTCCGGGCACGTGCGCTCTCCACGCTCGGTGGTGTCACGCGCATTGGCAACTTCATGGGTCCCTTTATTGCTGCCGCCGTCATTTCCTTCCTGTGGATCGGTTGGGGACCACCGACGTCGTGA
- a CDS encoding IS3 family transposase produces MRAVDDLKAHYPLPLLLQLADLPRSTFYDHRRRLSRGDTRTAANSAYGHRRILAVLLRQGWQVSKKTVLKLMRELGLQCPVRRRKRYNSFRGEVGEAAENVLNRQFATESRHTKWVTDVTEFNIGASKVYLSPVLDLHDNRVISATAGPSPSVKMVTDGLRMAIDTLHPDEKPLVHSDQGFQYRHTLWRDTLRDAGLTQSMSRKGTCLDNAVMEGFFSHLKEEWFRIQKPETLAEFHAGLTDYLGWWNTTRIQGRLGYLSPDEYRAQTTAIA; encoded by the coding sequence GTGCGAGCTGTCGACGACCTCAAGGCGCACTACCCGCTTCCCCTGTTGCTGCAACTCGCGGATCTTCCACGGTCCACGTTCTACGACCACCGGCGCCGGCTCAGTCGTGGGGACACCCGAACGGCGGCGAACAGCGCATACGGGCACCGGCGCATCCTCGCCGTCCTGCTCCGACAGGGATGGCAGGTGTCGAAGAAGACTGTGCTCAAACTGATGCGCGAGCTCGGCCTGCAGTGCCCGGTGCGGCGCCGCAAACGGTACAACTCCTTCCGTGGTGAGGTCGGGGAGGCGGCCGAGAACGTGTTGAACCGCCAGTTCGCGACGGAGTCTCGGCACACGAAGTGGGTCACGGACGTGACCGAGTTCAACATCGGTGCCTCCAAGGTCTACCTGTCGCCTGTTCTCGATCTCCACGACAACCGGGTCATCTCTGCCACGGCCGGGCCTTCTCCGAGCGTCAAAATGGTCACCGACGGCCTCCGCATGGCAATCGACACTCTCCACCCTGACGAGAAACCTCTCGTCCACTCCGACCAGGGATTTCAGTACCGCCACACCCTCTGGCGGGATACGTTGCGCGACGCGGGGCTCACTCAGTCGATGTCTCGCAAGGGCACGTGTCTTGACAACGCCGTCATGGAAGGGTTCTTCAGCCACCTCAAGGAGGAATGGTTCCGCATCCAGAAACCCGAAACTCTCGCCGAGTTCCACGCGGGGCTCACTGACTACCTCGGATGGTGGAACACCACCCGAATTCAAGGACGACTTGGCTACCTCAGCCCGGACGAGTACCGCGCCCAAACAACCGCCATCGCCTAG
- a CDS encoding NAD-dependent epimerase/dehydratase family protein encodes MRLLILGGTAWLGYEVARQVLERRHEVTCLARGEAGPVPTGASLLKADRDEEHGLERVAHSQWDAVLDVARQPGQVKRAVRDLRSAGNYVFVSSGNVYADQGPLGQDEDAPLLAPIESDVMETMDSYGPAKVACEQAVLESFGPEHCLIASAGLIGGPGDTFGRTGYWPLRFAHPSVEDGSVLIPDAPSLPTQIIDVRDFASWLIDCCEQQLTGVYNAMGDTHLFNDHLAAAQAVAAHQGPLVRAETPWLREEGVSEWSGPKSLPLWLADKDWWGMNARSNERAKAAGLTLRPLEETLRAVLAWEENEGIERQRNAGLSRKEEAGLLSALTAR; translated from the coding sequence ATGAGGCTTCTAATTCTCGGCGGTACTGCGTGGCTTGGTTACGAGGTTGCTCGCCAAGTGCTTGAGCGAAGGCATGAGGTCACCTGCCTTGCCAGGGGAGAGGCTGGTCCCGTTCCCACAGGTGCGTCGCTGCTGAAGGCAGACCGAGATGAAGAGCACGGGCTGGAGCGCGTTGCGCACAGCCAATGGGATGCGGTTTTGGATGTCGCTCGCCAACCGGGTCAGGTGAAACGTGCGGTGCGGGACCTTCGCAGCGCAGGGAACTACGTTTTCGTTTCCTCGGGAAATGTCTACGCCGATCAAGGTCCACTGGGTCAGGACGAAGATGCCCCGCTGCTGGCACCGATTGAATCGGACGTCATGGAGACGATGGACTCCTATGGGCCCGCGAAAGTGGCGTGCGAGCAGGCGGTCCTTGAATCGTTCGGCCCTGAACATTGCCTGATTGCCAGTGCTGGCCTCATCGGTGGGCCCGGCGATACCTTCGGTCGTACCGGTTATTGGCCGCTGCGTTTCGCTCATCCTTCAGTCGAAGATGGGTCTGTGCTGATACCGGACGCGCCGTCACTACCCACGCAGATTATCGACGTGAGGGATTTTGCTTCGTGGCTGATCGACTGCTGCGAGCAGCAACTTACTGGTGTGTACAACGCGATGGGCGACACCCATCTTTTCAACGACCATCTTGCTGCCGCACAAGCAGTAGCCGCCCACCAAGGTCCACTCGTACGCGCAGAGACACCGTGGCTTCGTGAGGAAGGTGTGAGTGAATGGTCCGGACCGAAGTCTTTACCCCTATGGCTAGCTGATAAGGACTGGTGGGGAATGAACGCACGCTCCAACGAACGAGCGAAGGCCGCGGGTCTGACTCTCCGGCCATTGGAGGAAACACTTCGCGCCGTACTGGCTTGGGAGGAAAACGAGGGAATCGAACGGCAACGAAACGCTGGACTTTCCAGGAAGGAAGAAGCAGGACTTCTCTCAGCCCTGACAGCCAGATAG
- a CDS encoding GntR family transcriptional regulator, which yields MIIIDPSAATSTVEQIRSQLAAQIRAGQLEVDVRLPPVRQLAADLRVAPGSVAKAYKELEGAGLIRTARAAGTRVNAGQATGRLLLDAARSFALAAQQQGLELPEAQGLLANAWVRGGSRT from the coding sequence ATGATCATTATTGACCCGTCGGCGGCCACGTCGACGGTAGAGCAGATCCGGTCCCAATTAGCGGCGCAAATTCGGGCCGGGCAACTTGAGGTGGATGTCCGACTTCCACCAGTGCGGCAGCTGGCCGCTGACCTGCGCGTTGCCCCGGGATCGGTCGCAAAAGCATACAAGGAACTCGAAGGTGCTGGGCTAATTCGTACCGCTAGGGCCGCCGGAACACGAGTGAATGCGGGACAGGCGACTGGGCGTCTACTCCTCGACGCAGCGCGATCATTTGCACTGGCTGCCCAGCAGCAAGGGTTAGAGCTCCCCGAGGCGCAGGGGCTCCTGGCCAATGCTTGGGTCCGCGGAGGCTCTCGTACGTAG
- a CDS encoding DUF6308 family protein — protein sequence MCFASRTGSRSRAEYRRLWLSALQIDLASQLDRWEDIAAVAPGPPITPLRALDIIGWELGNRRA from the coding sequence ATGTGTTTTGCAAGCCGGACGGGATCACGAAGCCGAGCGGAATATCGCCGGTTGTGGCTATCGGCACTGCAAATCGATCTTGCGAGCCAGCTAGATCGATGGGAAGACATAGCCGCCGTCGCGCCGGGTCCACCCATAACACCGCTTCGAGCCCTCGACATCATTGGCTGGGAACTAGGAAACCGACGGGCATAA
- a CDS encoding phosphatase PAP2 family protein: MVTIRSDYQRQPWYRLFGIPLIVSVSVALLMVLTALAAGLPVRDPDGFLGPNYVSLILIVMMVLDVVPRVVLLRLARQNLLEMTMTVFCQRWLGPRLAFAAAGLACFYLAYVAYRNLKSFLPFLRESLVDPALMSVDLWVAGSHQPGDVLQELLGTGISADVLSTTYMSYLVFVPLSVVAALVWTRHLSRGAWYVSALSFNWILGVLTYYALPSLGPIYSQPSHFADLPDTSVAHLQDSLYQNRLTVLADPHATQSVHGIAAFASLHVSVVFTAALIAHLIRLPKPVRWILWSYLALTTLATVYFGWHYLLDIPGGLAVGGLSTWLAARATNPHGLPAMSGALGHFQENASPRTDHWRKW; the protein is encoded by the coding sequence ATGGTGACTATTAGATCCGATTATCAGCGCCAGCCCTGGTACCGCCTGTTTGGCATTCCGCTCATCGTGAGTGTTTCCGTTGCGCTGCTGATGGTGTTGACGGCGCTTGCAGCTGGGTTACCCGTGCGGGACCCTGATGGCTTTTTGGGACCGAACTATGTGAGCCTGATCCTGATCGTTATGATGGTGCTGGACGTGGTACCGCGGGTGGTCCTGCTCCGACTCGCGCGCCAAAACCTGTTGGAAATGACCATGACGGTGTTTTGCCAGCGATGGTTGGGACCGCGGTTGGCGTTCGCCGCGGCGGGGCTGGCGTGTTTCTATCTTGCGTATGTGGCGTACCGGAACCTGAAGAGTTTCTTGCCGTTCCTGCGCGAAAGCCTGGTGGACCCGGCACTGATGTCCGTGGATCTATGGGTGGCTGGGAGCCACCAGCCGGGAGACGTCCTCCAGGAACTCCTGGGAACGGGCATCAGTGCCGATGTCCTTTCCACGACCTACATGTCCTATTTGGTTTTCGTGCCACTGTCAGTAGTCGCTGCGCTGGTCTGGACCCGCCACCTTTCACGCGGAGCCTGGTACGTCAGCGCTCTGTCCTTTAATTGGATACTTGGTGTCCTGACTTACTACGCCCTGCCCTCCCTGGGGCCGATCTACAGTCAACCGTCGCACTTCGCCGACTTGCCTGACACCTCAGTGGCGCATCTGCAAGATTCGCTGTACCAGAACCGGTTAACCGTCCTAGCGGATCCGCATGCAACCCAGAGCGTGCACGGCATTGCTGCCTTCGCGTCATTGCATGTATCCGTGGTGTTCACCGCCGCATTGATCGCCCACCTGATCCGTCTCCCGAAGCCCGTACGGTGGATCCTGTGGTCATATCTGGCGCTCACTACCCTGGCGACCGTGTACTTCGGCTGGCACTATCTCCTCGACATTCCCGGCGGCCTCGCCGTCGGCGGGCTTTCAACGTGGCTGGCAGCACGGGCGACAAACCCGCACGGCCTCCCGGCCATGTCAGGAGCCCTGGGGCACTTCCAAGAGAATGCGTCGCCTCGGACAGATCATTGGCGTAAATGGTGA
- a CDS encoding helix-turn-helix domain-containing protein gives MYSKSTLSHPDAVSAVELFEQGFTARSVALSLDLAGAPVQMLYQRWQLRGSGALVTRDRKQYDFEIKLEIVLRHTRGESGRALSEEFGLPSPSTVANWTSIFRRDGEDGLRPKRRGKPPTIRGDSPPESETETLRTENERLRAEVAYLGKLRALRSPERR, from the coding sequence ATGTACTCGAAAAGCACGTTGAGTCACCCCGACGCCGTGTCTGCTGTCGAATTGTTCGAGCAGGGCTTCACCGCCAGGTCGGTGGCCCTCTCTCTTGACCTTGCCGGGGCTCCGGTCCAAATGTTGTATCAGCGGTGGCAACTACGAGGATCGGGGGCTCTGGTGACGAGAGACCGTAAGCAGTACGACTTCGAGATCAAGCTCGAGATCGTGCTTCGCCATACCCGGGGTGAGTCTGGAAGGGCTCTTTCCGAGGAGTTTGGTCTTCCCTCGCCGAGCACCGTCGCCAATTGGACGAGCATCTTCCGCCGCGACGGGGAAGACGGGCTGCGCCCGAAGCGGCGTGGCAAACCGCCAACCATTCGCGGGGATTCCCCTCCGGAAAGCGAGACCGAGACGCTGCGCACGGAGAACGAGCGGCTTCGCGCTGAGGTCGCGTACTTGGGAAAATTGCGGGCCTTGAGGTCACCGGAACGACGCTGA
- a CDS encoding recombinase family protein: MGKLMGYARVSTRAQDTDRQVADLLAAGVRRDDLYVDHGVSGAHAQRPQFDKALDALHEGDTLVVTTLDRLGRSTSNMLSLADELRTEQVNLRVLNLGGGNVDTGTPMGSMVFTVMAALAQMELEIKRERVNDSNTKRRDAGMDLGGRRPIFSDSQIANARRLIEQGQPASHVARDLRMSRATLYRRIANLDAQQWIAMHPGRTDD; encoded by the coding sequence ATGGGCAAGCTAATGGGGTACGCGAGGGTGTCGACCCGCGCACAGGACACGGATCGGCAGGTCGCGGATCTACTCGCCGCCGGTGTGCGTCGCGATGACCTCTACGTCGACCACGGTGTCAGCGGCGCTCACGCGCAGAGGCCTCAGTTCGATAAGGCACTAGACGCATTGCACGAAGGTGACACTCTGGTTGTCACGACGCTGGATCGTCTTGGGCGCTCTACCTCGAACATGCTCTCCCTGGCCGACGAGCTCCGGACAGAGCAGGTGAACCTCAGGGTGCTGAACCTTGGTGGTGGGAACGTCGACACTGGTACCCCGATGGGATCCATGGTCTTCACTGTCATGGCCGCCTTGGCGCAGATGGAACTCGAGATCAAACGCGAACGCGTCAACGACTCCAACACCAAACGCCGAGACGCCGGCATGGACCTCGGGGGCCGGCGTCCGATCTTCAGCGACAGCCAGATCGCCAACGCCCGCCGGCTCATCGAACAGGGCCAACCCGCCTCCCATGTCGCCCGCGACCTGCGCATGTCCCGCGCCACCCTGTACCGGCGGATCGCCAACCTCGATGCGCAGCAATGGATCGCCATGCATCCCGGACGCACTGATGATTGA
- a CDS encoding pentapeptide repeat-containing protein has product MPAADPQDRRDELAADCANCAGLCCVALAFAKSADFAFDKPAGDPCENLQDDFLCQIHPTLRDRGFKGCTVFDCFGAGQKVTQITYGGQTWRQAPEQRAEMFAVFPVVRQLQELLWYLNEAMNQAQTGPIREDLEAAYTTTERLSESPADVVLDIDMGAHRDSVNEVLSQVSELVRGSAEPPKWRSKTNRKIKPGADLIGAKLKNADLRGANLRGAYLIAADLHGADLRDADLIGADLRDADLGGADLSSSLFLTQPQVNSATGDAETRLPPSLVAPSHWKN; this is encoded by the coding sequence ATGCCAGCGGCTGATCCGCAGGACCGACGCGACGAGCTAGCCGCCGACTGCGCAAACTGTGCCGGGCTCTGCTGCGTAGCGCTCGCCTTCGCCAAATCAGCGGACTTTGCGTTCGACAAACCGGCCGGTGATCCATGCGAGAACCTGCAGGACGACTTCCTCTGCCAAATACATCCCACCCTGCGGGACCGCGGATTCAAGGGCTGTACCGTGTTCGACTGTTTTGGTGCGGGGCAGAAGGTTACCCAGATAACTTATGGCGGCCAGACCTGGCGTCAGGCTCCGGAGCAGCGGGCTGAGATGTTCGCCGTCTTCCCCGTGGTGCGGCAATTGCAGGAACTCCTGTGGTACCTGAATGAGGCCATGAATCAGGCACAGACTGGCCCAATCCGGGAAGATCTCGAGGCCGCCTACACAACGACGGAACGGCTGAGTGAATCTCCGGCCGACGTCGTCCTCGACATTGATATGGGCGCTCACCGGGACAGCGTCAACGAGGTGCTGTCTCAAGTGAGCGAACTGGTCCGCGGCAGTGCCGAGCCTCCGAAGTGGAGGTCGAAAACCAACCGGAAGATCAAGCCCGGAGCAGACCTCATCGGTGCCAAGCTCAAGAACGCAGACCTGCGCGGGGCAAACCTCCGCGGTGCTTACCTCATTGCCGCAGACCTGCACGGTGCTGATCTCCGGGATGCGGACCTGATCGGCGCGGACCTCCGCGACGCCGATCTGGGTGGGGCGGACTTGTCCTCGAGCCTCTTTCTGACCCAGCCTCAGGTCAATTCAGCGACGGGCGACGCCGAAACCCGGCTGCCGCCGTCGCTCGTTGCTCCCTCACACTGGAAGAACTGA
- the ltrA gene encoding group II intron reverse transcriptase/maturase — protein sequence MNTGELIWPDPEGAAVRVRAMQTKLHHWAVNESERLFDDVFNLVYDRDFLTVAWGRVKGNKGARTAGVDRRIPALIGAGAEVVEFLGQTREQLKTRTFVPLPVRERLIPKPGSSKLRRLGIPTAMDRVVQASLALVLEPIFEADFKPVSYGFRPKRRAQDAIAEIHALGTSSYRWVFEADIQACFDELKHSAVLEQVRQRVTDKRVLLLISRFLKAGVMSADGKIKQSDTGTPQGGIISPLLANIALSVLDRHFCDKWDAHQTSQRRDAHRKRGGATYRIIRYADDFVIMVAGTKAHADALWDEVAEVIAPLGLQISVDKSRVCHLDEGFDFLGFRIQRRLKKGTTKSYVYTYPSKKSLLTILGKVRALTRKSEHHGLADLLGRLNAVLRGWCNYFRHGVSKATFGYLDAFTWHRVTQWIRKRHKRITWRELYRRFLTGRPGNQPEADGITMFDTATIPVTRYRWRGHKIPSPWAHTG from the coding sequence GTGAATACCGGTGAACTGATATGGCCGGACCCGGAAGGGGCGGCCGTACGGGTACGTGCGATGCAGACGAAGCTGCACCACTGGGCGGTCAATGAATCAGAGCGCCTGTTTGATGATGTGTTCAACCTCGTTTATGACCGGGACTTCCTCACCGTAGCGTGGGGCCGGGTCAAGGGAAATAAGGGTGCACGCACCGCCGGAGTAGACCGGCGTATCCCGGCCCTGATCGGTGCCGGTGCCGAAGTTGTGGAGTTTCTGGGGCAGACACGGGAACAGTTGAAAACCCGTACGTTTGTCCCGCTGCCCGTGCGGGAACGGTTGATTCCGAAACCGGGCAGTAGCAAGCTGCGCAGGCTTGGCATTCCGACCGCGATGGATCGGGTCGTGCAGGCCTCCTTGGCGTTGGTGTTGGAACCGATCTTTGAGGCGGATTTCAAGCCGGTTAGTTACGGTTTCCGCCCCAAACGTCGGGCGCAGGATGCGATCGCCGAGATACACGCTTTGGGCACCAGCAGCTACCGCTGGGTGTTCGAGGCAGATATTCAGGCGTGTTTTGACGAGCTGAAGCACTCAGCAGTGCTGGAGCAAGTGCGTCAGCGCGTCACGGACAAACGCGTCCTGTTACTGATCAGCAGATTCCTCAAAGCGGGCGTGATGTCCGCCGACGGGAAGATCAAGCAATCCGATACCGGCACCCCGCAGGGCGGCATCATTTCGCCACTGCTGGCCAACATCGCGTTGTCGGTGCTGGACAGGCATTTCTGCGATAAATGGGATGCCCACCAGACATCACAGCGAAGAGACGCGCACCGCAAACGCGGCGGGGCCACCTACCGGATCATCCGCTATGCGGATGACTTCGTAATTATGGTGGCAGGAACCAAAGCCCATGCGGACGCGCTCTGGGACGAGGTCGCGGAGGTCATAGCCCCGCTGGGGTTGCAGATCTCCGTTGATAAGTCCCGTGTTTGCCATCTCGACGAGGGGTTCGACTTCCTGGGTTTCCGCATCCAGCGGCGGCTCAAGAAAGGAACAACTAAGAGTTACGTCTACACCTACCCGTCCAAGAAATCGTTGCTGACGATTCTGGGGAAGGTGAGGGCGCTGACACGCAAATCAGAACACCATGGGCTGGCCGACCTGCTGGGCCGTCTCAATGCGGTCCTGCGGGGATGGTGCAACTATTTCCGCCATGGAGTGTCCAAAGCGACCTTCGGTTACCTCGATGCCTTTACCTGGCACCGGGTTACCCAATGGATCCGCAAACGACACAAACGTATTACCTGGCGGGAACTCTACCGGCGGTTCCTGACCGGAAGGCCTGGCAACCAGCCGGAAGCCGACGGGATCACCATGTTCGATACCGCCACCATACCGGTCACCCGGTATCGATGGCGCGGGCACAAAATCCCGTCACCATGGGCCCATACGGGCTAA
- a CDS encoding ASCH domain-containing protein, with protein MADTMEFGYDGDDGLGDRLIKAVLAGEKTATSSLAVEYLSGEALPQVGAKLPLVDHAGNVYGVVETTRVTIIPLDLVGDDVAHDEGEGFTDVTEWREAHVKFWHEVAHLTREDCGDPQWELREREPVVVEWFRLLPIL; from the coding sequence ATGGCAGACACAATGGAATTTGGGTACGACGGCGACGACGGGCTGGGCGACCGCCTCATCAAGGCGGTTCTTGCTGGGGAGAAGACGGCGACGTCGTCGTTGGCTGTTGAGTACCTCTCCGGTGAGGCGTTGCCCCAAGTAGGCGCGAAACTTCCGTTGGTTGACCACGCCGGGAACGTGTACGGCGTCGTCGAGACTACCCGGGTGACTATCATCCCGTTGGATCTGGTGGGCGACGACGTCGCCCATGACGAGGGTGAAGGCTTCACCGACGTTACCGAATGGCGTGAGGCCCACGTGAAGTTCTGGCACGAAGTTGCCCACCTCACTCGGGAGGACTGCGGAGATCCACAGTGGGAACTGCGCGAACGCGAGCCCGTGGTGGTCGAGTGGTTCCGGCTTCTCCCCATCCTTTAG
- a CDS encoding MarR family winged helix-turn-helix transcriptional regulator → MDDSVARIIDQWARARPDVDVSAMGVLGRLSRLTRLFERELQGVFSRHGLQPGEFDILATLRRADVEGTGLTAGQLADSSMVTSGAITNRLDRLLGKELITREPDPHSRRTIRVALTRKGLKLIDAALEDHVANEERLLSTMSTNHREQLEELLSALLQTHENPTASSVETHVSQ, encoded by the coding sequence ATGGACGATAGCGTCGCCCGCATCATTGACCAATGGGCGAGGGCACGGCCCGATGTTGATGTCAGCGCCATGGGGGTTCTCGGAAGGCTCTCCCGCCTCACCCGCCTGTTCGAGCGCGAGTTGCAAGGGGTCTTCTCCCGACACGGCCTGCAGCCCGGAGAATTCGATATCCTTGCCACCCTTCGTCGCGCTGACGTCGAAGGGACCGGACTGACTGCCGGACAGCTCGCGGACAGCTCCATGGTCACCTCGGGCGCAATCACTAACAGGCTTGACCGGCTACTCGGCAAGGAACTCATCACCCGCGAGCCGGACCCACATAGTCGACGAACCATTCGCGTCGCCCTGACGCGAAAGGGGCTGAAGCTCATCGACGCGGCGTTGGAAGACCATGTCGCCAACGAAGAACGGCTACTCTCAACCATGTCCACCAACCACCGTGAACAACTTGAAGAACTACTCAGCGCCCTCCTTCAGACACATGAGAACCCAACGGCATCTTCCGTGGAAACGCACGTCAGCCAATGA
- a CDS encoding EamA family transporter has translation MNRLRDTLLTAVVPVVWGTTYIVTTEFLPPDHPLFASLIRALPAGLIAIILTRRLPRGSWWWKSAVLGVLNIGAFFPLLFITAYHLPGGVAATLGAGQPLVVAILVVFVLREQFSAWRFSWGVVGVIGVALVVLRSTANLDTVGVIAGLLGTVSMGTGVTLTKKWGRAAGVPAMALAGWQLTAGGLFLLPVTLLLEGAPSDIDASALAGYAWLGLIGGLFTYTLWFRGIGRLPVASVAVLGLLSPLVAATLGALLLGEILSLAQMLGFALALTAIAASQITPTRKAPTNTTTSVAEPPMAPRQKRRT, from the coding sequence ATGAATAGGCTGCGGGATACGCTGCTCACGGCCGTCGTGCCGGTGGTGTGGGGGACGACGTATATCGTGACCACCGAGTTCCTGCCTCCAGACCATCCGTTGTTCGCCTCACTAATCCGGGCCCTGCCCGCCGGGCTGATTGCGATCATCTTGACCCGTAGGCTGCCCCGGGGCTCCTGGTGGTGGAAGTCCGCCGTGCTCGGCGTACTGAACATTGGCGCCTTCTTTCCGCTGCTCTTCATCACCGCTTATCACTTGCCCGGCGGTGTTGCAGCCACCCTTGGGGCCGGGCAGCCACTCGTCGTCGCCATCCTCGTTGTCTTTGTTCTGCGCGAGCAGTTCTCCGCGTGGCGCTTCTCCTGGGGCGTGGTAGGGGTCATCGGTGTTGCCCTAGTTGTCCTGCGTTCCACGGCAAACCTCGACACCGTCGGAGTAATTGCAGGCTTGCTGGGCACCGTTTCCATGGGGACGGGGGTTACTCTCACCAAGAAGTGGGGGCGGGCGGCAGGGGTGCCAGCGATGGCGCTGGCCGGGTGGCAACTGACCGCGGGCGGGCTGTTCCTGCTCCCCGTGACGCTGCTGTTGGAGGGCGCGCCCTCTGATATCGATGCCTCGGCTCTGGCAGGTTACGCGTGGCTCGGACTGATCGGGGGACTCTTCACTTACACGCTGTGGTTCAGAGGCATTGGACGGTTGCCCGTTGCATCGGTCGCCGTGCTCGGACTGCTCTCACCCCTGGTTGCCGCCACCCTCGGAGCGCTCTTGCTGGGAGAGATCCTCAGCCTCGCGCAAATGCTTGGATTTGCCCTTGCCCTAACAGCTATTGCCGCTAGCCAAATCACACCGACCCGAAAAGCACCCACGAACACGACAACGAGCGTCGCCGAGCCACCGATGGCTCCGCGACAAAAAAGGAGAACATGA